The DNA segment ACTTTTGATGTTGATATAAATTCCTGCTTTATTGTTAAGCATATCATAAATATAAACTTGACTTTGAGCTAAATTATAATTATTAAATTTAAGTTCATCAAACTTAAAATCTAATCTTTGCTTATTAAAATCAAGTTTTACAAAAGGACTAGTTATAGGATCAACACCTTCATCCAGAACTATTTTTAAATTATTTACATAACCATTGGCATTAATTTTATCAAGATAGAATCTATTTTTATTAAAATCTATAAAACCGCTAAGTTTCTCTATAAAATAATAATCTGCTTTAACTTTTTGACCAACCCAAATATCTAAATTTGTTGGTAATGTAATTTTATTTTCTTTTAAAATTTTAAAAATTTTTGAAATATCATTAGAACTAACATTACTTAATTCGTAAAAAAGCTCTTCTCTTTTGGAAGATAAATTAACATTACCTTTTAGAAAATCGCTAATAATTTTTCCTTTAAAATTATAAAATTTAGTATTAGGATTGATGATTAAAGCTCCATTCATACTAAGGTTATAATCTTTAAACAAAAAATTATTGATGTTTGCTTGGATATTATTATGTTCTATTTTAACATCAACTTTTACCAATAAATCTTTTCCATCAACAAAAAAGAAATTATTTTTATATAAAAATTTTATAGGATAGTTATTGATATAAAATTCTTTGATATCTATTTCTTCAAAAAACCAATAAATATATTTTAATTCTTTAATGAGATCAATAGCCTTTACTAAAGTTTTTTCATCATCATTATAATTATTTTCTTTAGAATGAATATCTACTTTTTTTACATTTAAAATAAGTTTTTTATCTAATTTAATATATAATTTCTCTAAATTATAAGAATAAAATTCTAATTTCTCGATATGAATTCCAATTTTAAGGTAAATAAACAAAGCAATGAATAATATTATAGGCAAAGTTAAAAATTTAAGAATTTTTTTGATTAGTTGTGATTTGATTTTAATTTTTATTTTATCCATTTTCTTTTACTTACTCTTACCTATTAAAACAAACTCTGTAGTATTTATCCCACAAGGTTCTGTTGCTAAAATTATAACTCAATTAAATAAAAATAATTATAAAATGAGTAGTATTGATAAATATATTTTATATTTTTTAGGTCATCCTCAATCAGGTTGGATAAACATAGGCTTGGCACCTTTAAACAGGGTTGAATTTTTATACAAATTAACCATTGCGAAAGCTGCACTTGAAACTATCACACTAATACCTGGTGAAACAACCGAAATATTTTTCGAACAATTAGCACCAAAACTTGATTTAGATGCTAAGATTTTAATGCAAGAATTTCAAAAGCAAAGTCCATTTAAAGAAGGAATGCTTTTTCCAGAGACTTATAAATTTCCAAAAGGAATCACTGAAGAACTTTTAATCAAATATTTATTGAGTTATTCTACTAACGAATTTAAAAAGATATCTTATAAAATTTTTAGAGAGTATAATGAAAATAAATGGCATAACTATATCATTATAGCATCGATCATACAAAAAGAAGCCGCTAATAATCAAGAAATGCCAATAGTTTCTTCAGTTATTAGAAATCGCTTAAAAAAAGATATGAAATTACAAATGGATGGGACATTAAACTATGGAAAATATTCCCATGAAAAAATAACTCCTCAAAGAATTCGACAAGATGATACTTCTTACAATACCTATAAATTTAATGGAATCCCTAAAGAAGCTGTTTGTAATGTTTCTATTGATGCGATAAAAGCTGCTATTTTCCCAGCTAAAAGTGATTATTTATACTTTGTAAGAGATAAAAAAACAAATAAACACATTTTTTCAACTAATCTCAAAGATCACAATAAAGCCATAAAAAATTAATTATAAAATTTCCCTTTGTCCTTTAGAATCAGGCTCACTTAAAACACCCATTTGAGTGAGTTGTTCTATGATATTAGCAGCGCGATTATAACCTATTTTTAAACGTCTTTGAACATAGGAAATGCTAGTTTTTCTATCTTCTATAACTATAGCTTTAGCTTCTTCATAAAGCTCATCTAGATTTTCATCATTAAAATCACTTCTTCTATTATTTAATTCGGAATTATCATCTTTTAAAAAACTTTCATCATATTCTACAATTTGTTGTTGTTTTAAAAATTCCACTATGTTCTCTATCTCATTTTCACTTGCAAATGGAGCATGCAAACGCACAAGAGAACTTATTCCTGGTGGAGTAAATAAGCAATCTCCTCTACCCAAGAGACTTTCAGCACCCATACTATCAAGTATAACTTTGGAATCTATTTTTTGCCCTACTTTGTATGAAATTCTACTTGGCAAATTTGCTTTAACAACACCAGTAACCACATCAACAGAAGGTCTTTGAGTAGCAACAATAAGATGAATACCACTTGCTCTTGCCATTTGCGCTAAACGTCCTATGTAAAATTCTACATCTTTGCCAGCTGTCAT comes from the Campylobacter insulaenigrae NCTC 12927 genome and includes:
- the mltG gene encoding endolytic transglycosylase MltG — translated: MNNIIGKVKNLRIFLISCDLILIFILSIFFYLLLPIKTNSVVFIPQGSVAKIITQLNKNNYKMSSIDKYILYFLGHPQSGWINIGLAPLNRVEFLYKLTIAKAALETITLIPGETTEIFFEQLAPKLDLDAKILMQEFQKQSPFKEGMLFPETYKFPKGITEELLIKYLLSYSTNEFKKISYKIFREYNENKWHNYIIIASIIQKEAANNQEMPIVSSVIRNRLKKDMKLQMDGTLNYGKYSHEKITPQRIRQDDTSYNTYKFNGIPKEAVCNVSIDAIKAAIFPAKSDYLYFVRDKKTNKHIFSTNLKDHNKAIKN